In Anthocerotibacter panamensis C109, the sequence GCCATGACCTTGGGACTCCCCTCCGCTACTCTCTATAACCTCAGGCGTCACCCCGAGGACCGCTCCAGCCTCTTCGCGGCCCTACTTATCCTCGGCATGCTCCTAGGTTGTACGGCGACGGCGACGGGCGTGCTTTTTATCCCCCTATGGTTAGCTAACTACCCGCCAGATATCATTCACACCGCGCAGTGGTTTATGGTGGCAGCCCCCGTCAGCCTGCTGGCACTGACGTTTACCTCGGCATTAGAGGCGCTCGATGCCTTCCACCTCTCCAATCTGGAGCGCTTCCTACAACCGCTATTGACCCTGTGTGGGCTGGTCGGTCTGCTCTTAACGGGGACGCTCACCCCCTTTACCTCCGCCCTTGCCTACTTGATGCCGATCCTGCCGCTCTTTTTGTGGCGGCTGGTTTATCTCTGGATACGGTTGCGCCCACGCTGGGTAAAACTAAAAACCTCCTTCCAGCGGCTGGTGAGCTATGGGGTGCGCTCCTACGGCATCGACCTTGCCGGTACGCTGGCGGCTCAGATCGATCAGGTATTGGTAGTAGGTCTGCTCAACCCTTACCACATGGGGATGTATGCCGTGGCGCTGAGCCTGTCACGGGTCCTCAATATCTTCCAAGCCGCGATAGCCACCGTCCTCTTCCCCCGACTCGCCGCCCGTCCGCCCGCTGAAGTGGTGGCGGTCACCGGGCAAGCTGTGCGGGTGAGCACCGCCTTGAGCCTACTGGTAGCCGGGAGTGTTGTGCTGGTCGGGCCGGTAGTTTTGCATCTGCTGTATGGGCCTGAGTACGCGGAGGCTGTGGCGGTATTTCGCATTTTGGTGGTGGAAGTCGTGCTGGGCGGTGCGGTGCTGGTCCTGGCTCAGACGTTTATGGCCCTGGGTAAACCCGGTGCTGTCACCATCTGGCAAACGGTCGGGCTGGGGTTGAGTGTGCCCTTGCTGCTGCTACTTATCCCCGCCTTTGGGCTGGTGGGGGCGGGTCTGGCGCTCTTGTGCTCGACGGGCGCACGGTTGCTTTTGATGCTGCTGAGCTACCCGCTGGTCCTAAAAATCCCCCCACCCAGCCTGGTGCTTACCCGTGATGACCTCCGGCTACTCACCCGGCTGCTGCCCCATCAGCCCTGAGCGTTGAGACGACCCTGCGAGCAAGCCTTAGAGGACTTCACCATGCGCATTTTGCATATCCTCAATGACCTGCGCAACCTGGGTAACGGCATTGTCAATCATGTCGTGGACCTCAGCATCGAGGAGCAAGCCCTAGGCCATCAGGTCACCATTCTCTCCTCAGGCGGGGAGTACGAGGCGCTTCTGGCTCAGCAAGGAGCTACCCTCAGCCCCTTGGTGATGAACCGCAGCCTATGGTTAAATCCAGGGCGGGTGCGCCGAGCCCTCCAACAGGTCAGCCGCCAGATCCGGGATTTTGATCTGGTTCACTGTCATATGGTGAGTGGCCTTTTGCTTGCCTATCCCGCCTGTCGGTGGCATGGCATTCCTTTAATAGCGACGGTCCACAATTCTTGGCAGACCCATGCCCGCTTGATGGGGCTTGCGCATCAGATCATCGCTGTCAGTCAGGCAGTAGCGCGGGAGGTCCAGACTTGGGGCGTCGCCTCAGACCGGGTGGCTGTAGTCAAAAATGGCACCGTCGGTACCCTGCGCTACCGGTCTACCCCCGCCGCCGGGACCCCGGCACGCCCCCCCGGTGTCCGCCGAGTCTTGACCATTGCCGGACTCTTTGAGCGTAAGGGCATTCATATCCTCTTGGAGGCTGTGCCTCGGGTCATCGCTCGGATACCGCAGGCGCAGTTTTGTCTGGCGGGGGATGGCCCGGACCGCTTGCGTTTTGAAGCGATGGTCCGGGACTTGGGTATTGGTCGCTGGGTGTCGTTTTGGGGCTTTCAGCCACGGGTGGACCAACTGCTGCTCACCGTAGACCTGCTGGTCCATCCTGCGCTGCAAGAGCCTTTCGGATTGGTGCTGACCGAGACGATGGCGGCCGGAGTCCCCATCGTGGCTACGGCGGTAGATGGCATTCCCGAAGTGCTCGCAGGCGGTAAGGCGGGGCTTTTGGTCCCGCCGCGCGACCCCAAAGCTTTGGCGGAGGGCATCCTCACCCTCTTAGGGAATCCCGCCCTGTGTACAGAATTTTCCCAGCGCGGACGGGCGGAAGCCCTGCACTATGCCACCGGGCGGATGGCTGCTGAAACCCTGACAGTCTATGAACGAGCCTTAGCCCGCGCCAAGCGCCCGCTCAAGGTCGCAGGCTAGGGCTTGCTCGTCAGGGTCTGGTTGAGGGTGTTGTTGGTCTCGTTGCTTTCGGGGATGCGGTTGACATCATCGACCCAGGCTTCGATATTGTGGGTGCCCGCTACAGCGCTCCAGGGGAAGTTGGCGGTGAGGGTCACCGAAGCGCCAGGAGCGAGGCTGGCGGTGTTGGTGTCCGAGTAGGTCAAGAGTGCGCCATTGGCGGTACTGCGGTCCCGAAAAGCGACCCCGATGATTGTCCCGGCAGGAGTGGCAATGGTGCCCTGGTTCTTGACTACTGCCGTGAAGGTGACTGGGCTACCGGGGGTGAGGCTGGCAGCTTGGTACCCGGTGCTGGTGACCACGAGGTCTGGTTTCCCGGACGGTGGGGGGGTGTTACTGACTGTGAGGGTCTGGTTGAGGGTGTTGTTGGTCTCGTTGCTTTCGGGGATGCGGTTGACATCATCGACCCAGGCTTCGACATTGTGGGTGCCCAAGGTGGCACTCCAGGGGAAGTTGGCGGTGAGGGTCACCGAAGCACCAGGAGCGAGGCTGGCGGTGTTGGTGTCCGAGTAGGTCAAGAGTGCGCCATTGGCGGTACTGCGGTCCCGAAAAGCGACCCCGATGATTGTCCCGGCAGGGGTAGCCGTGGCACCTTGGTTCTTGACTACTGCCGTGAAGGTGACTGGGCTACCGGGGGTGAGGCTGGCAGCTTGGTACCCGGTGCTGGAGATCAAGAGGTCTGGCTGCCCCCCAGACGCAGGTGGAGGCGGGGCGGAGGAAGGGCTAAGTTTAACCACCAAAGGGTAGTCCGGCACGTTCAGGTTGATCTGCGTCGGGTTGGTGAATTGCCCGGTGGAATTGGTGGAGGTGTTGGGCAGGTAGGTGGTCGCCTGAGTGATGCGCGTAGCCAGGTTCAGGGTGACTTGGGTGGGCGCGACGTAGATATCCTGTCCCGAGCGGGCTTCCCCCGGCCAATATGAGCTTTTGGCTGCCTGCCACAGGATTAAGTAAAAGCTCCCGTCACTTTTCTGGAGCAGGGTATGGCGCAGGTTGGTAGTGTTGCCCGACAGGGTGTAGTCCAGAGAACCCGGTGTGAACTTGGCTCCCGGTTCTTTTAACAGGGCGAGCAGGTTCTTGACGGCAGTGAAGGCGGGCTTGGGGGAACCATCGTTGTGCAAGATCCCGTAGTGGTACTCCGGTTCCGTGCAGTTGTCCGGCTTCTCGTCGATAAACTCATAAATATAGGTGCGCACCAGCCCCGTATTGAACCATTGGAGGTAGAAGCGCGGGACGTACTTGCCTTGAGCGGCTTCGGTGATGCCGGTACCTACGCCGGGGCAACCTGCGTCATAGCCCGTCTCCGAAGCCCACATCGGCTTGTTGCCGAAGGGTTTAGCCCGAAAAGCAGTCTCGACGGCGATATTGTTGGGGGCGGCATTGTTTTGGTCGTTATCGGGAGGGAAATAACGCAGCGGGTGCATATTCGAGAAGTCAACATAGGGGCTGAGGTCGCCGACAGTGTTGGTGGCATCAAAAGTGACGAAGGCTGTGCCAATCATCGGTAGGTTGGCTACCGCCGGGTCTGACTTGAACGCTGCTCGCAGGCTGGCATCGTAGTTTTTGAGGGTGGTGCGCCAGTTGGAGTCGCCGGAGATATCGTACTCGTTGGGCTGCTCGACCGCTTCTATGGAAGGAGCTACGGTCTTGGCAATCGCCACCGCCCGCGCCGGGTCAATGCCGTCGCGTGGGTCCATCACCAACAAGGAGCGGATGCCCACACCTGCCAGGTCATTGAGCTTTTGGAAGAACTGCGCGTCGTCTCCGCCATCGCGGATATGGCGCACGCCCAACTCTTGTAGCTTGGGCTTGATGAGACCGTAGTAGTTGCCGTAGACGGTGTCCGTATAGCGCAAGTGCACCGCCACACCGACGGAATCCACAAAGCTGTCGGCACTCCTGGCTCGCTCGGGGGCTGCCTGTGCCATCGGATTCATGAGGCCCAGCAGACCCATAGCCATCAGCGAAAGCCAAATCTTCGACCCACTGTGACTCCCTCGCTCCGACTTATCTCGGTGGCCCACTCGATGAAAAATCTGCATAAAGTCCCCTGCTCTAAACGTTTTTCCTTAGGTAGGTTTACATGTTTTTCTTAAGTCCAAATTCGTAGAACTACGGAAATACAGTAAGTAACCATGAAAATAAATCTGTGGGGCTCAAGGCACGTTCCCATCTGGGTTTTGGGCTTATAGCTTGTCGCCTCTTATCTATCAATAAGAGTAGAGTCTGCTGGTATTACCGTATGTGCTACTAAAAAATATCCAGTTTTTTCGGTTTCCTAAAAAACTTTTTTGTGCTAAAGCAAAGACTTGACATATAACGGGAATTGCTGATGCTAAAAGTTTTAAAGTGTGCTCAGACTGCTTATTTAATTTTTATACTTATTCTTTCTTTGGTATGTCTATTTTATCACTTTACTTATTTCATGGCTTCAGTCTCCTCTCACCAAATTTCTAGGTGGATCGATTGTACCAACCCATCCTCGATGCGAATGTTGTGAACGAATACTGCTCTATTTATCAGGATATCTTTAGCGATATCCGTAACTACGAACACTTCAAATATCTCCATCTGGGGCTCATCTCAGGGATACCCAAAAAGTCCCTCCCGGCGATTGCTGAAACGGTAGGTTTGGGCAATGGTCAATCGTTACATCACTTTTTGGTCAACACGCCCCTGAATCTCAAGGACCTCCGCCACCAACGCCTAGTGCTGACACGCCAAATCCTTGACCAAAAGCCGTTTTTTCTCTGTATTGACGAAACCGGAGACAAGAAAAAAGGCGATACCACGGATTATGTTGCCCTCCAGCATGTCCCTAACCTCAACCGTAATGAGCGCAGTCTGGTGTCCCTCAATAGTTATGCTCTGTGGGATCAATTAGCTTTTCCATTACTCTTTAATGTATTCAAGCCACGCAGTCGCCTAAAAGCTGCTGATATCTATAAAACCAAGCCAGGACTAGCCATTGAGATGATCGAAGAATTACAGGAGCAAGATTTTCCTTTTAAGTTGGTCTTGATCAACAGTCTCTATAGCGAAACAAGTACCTTGATCCAAGCTTTTAACGAATTAAATTTAGACTTTATTATCGCGGCTCGACTCGACTATGAAGTATGGTTGCGCCCCGGTCCCCGTGTGACGTTTCGGCGTTGGCAGAATCTGGATATAACCCAGGAAAATACAGGTGAGATCTATAGCATTCGTGAAATGTTGTTCAGGCGTCGCTCTGATATCCGTTACTACCAGATCGCTCCTCGCACGAGAGATCCTGAAGAACAGTCCTCCTGGCATATTATTACCAACCTACAAGGTAATTTCTTGCGGACGGCTGGCAACACTTTTGCTATAAAAGAACTCATCGAATTTGCCTTTAAGCGCAAACGAGATGACTTAGGTTGGTCTGACCATCGGCTGACGGATTACCACAGCATCGAGCGCTGGTGGGAGATCGTCTATAGCGCGTACTTGATGGTGAACCAACAGACTTTAACGCTGCCACCGACGTCTTAGCCTCCCTATTGTGCTTATCACAACACTACTTACCCCTTGAATTGGTACGACCATGCATAACTCATCTTCCGGCTTTGAGCGCCCTTTCCTCGCTTCTTCCGCTTCAACCAAAGAATTTCTCGGACCCCTCCTACAGCGTGGGGGCTCGGTCGTCCTGCTGGCTATGCTGGATGGGGGCTCGCTCTATCTGTCCACTGGGCTCGCAGCCCGTCTACTCGGGCGCGAGCGGCTCTGGGAAGGGCTGCTGGTGCCTCTTCTGCCGGTCGCAGTCACCTTTTTAGTCCTGGTGATGGGTAGTCTGCATCTCTATGACCGTTCGTTATGCCGACGCAGCTACCTACAGGTGGCCTTGGGCATCAGCAGTCCCTGGTTAGGAGCGCTCCTGGCGAGTCACTACTACGTAAATCTGGTCGGGGTCGAATGGCTCTTGCTGGTGGGTTGGGTGCTCGGTCTGCCTTTGGCGCTGTTGGGACGCTGGGTCTATGACACGTACACCTATGATTACCATCGCCGCCAGTGGACTGGGGCGGCGACCCTCTTGGTCGGGGATCTCCAGGCTGAAACCTTTTTGACACAAGCCTTCCCGGAACTGAGCGCAGCATGGCTATGGGTCGGACGGGTCGGCTCAGACGCGCAGGCGCTCGGCCCTCTAGAGGACCTACCCCGCCTGGTCCAACAGCATCGCGTGCGGCTGTTGGTGCTCTCCGCCTCCGCCCTCACCCCCCAACTGAGCCGTCTGGCGCTTTACTGTAGCGATACCCTGGGTGTCAAGCTCCTGGTCATTCCCCCGCCCCTGTCCATCCACAAGCGCCTAGACCCTTTCAGCCGCACCGATGGTAGGGGCGTGGGGCTTCTGGAAGTCCGCGAATCCCGCAGCTACCGACTGCAATACCTTGCCAAGCGCACCTCCGACATCCTAGGGGCGGGTGTGGGCGTGGTACTGTTGAGCCCCTTGCTTCTGGGGATTGCCCTGTTGATTTATCTGGAGGACCAAGGACCAATGCTCTTCCGACAGCGGCGCTTGGGTTTGGGTGGGGAGCCTTTCTGGGTATGGAAATTTCGCACAATGGTCCCAGATGCGGAGGCGCGTCTAAAAGACCTGGAGCGCTTTAACGAATCTGAGGGCGGGGTGCTCTTCAAGATGAAAGCGGACCCTCGGGTGACACGGGTGGGGAGCTTTTTGCGACGGACCAGCCTGGACGAGTTGCCGCAACTCTTTAATGTGTTGCAGGGGCATTTGAGCCTAGTCGGACCCCGCCCCCTCCAGTTGCGCGACTGTGCCCTCTGTGCAAAGCAGTACCCCGATAGCTTTAGCCTGCGTCTGAGTGTCTTGCCTGGAGTGACGGGTCTGTGGCAGGTGAGCGGACGCTCGGATGTGGGGGTGGAGCATATGCTCAAACTAGATGCAGCTTATGTCGAGAACTGGTCTTTGGGCCTAGATCTGCGTATTCTCTGGCAGACGATCACGGTAGTTCTGGCAAACAAAGGCGCGTACTAATGCGGACATCGGGGAGGATAGCTTGATAGCGCGCAGCATACCGGTCAATAAAATTAAGCGTGGGTTCAGGTGCGGGAACAGTCATGGCGACCTCCTAAAATCAGGTCGGTTTCTACTTCTACTCTGACGGGTTTAACAAAAGAGGGATAAGGCCATCGCCCTATAGCAACTTCTCCAGCCGTTGACGCAAGAGGTCCAGCTCCGACAGTGGAGCATCGGGCTCTTCTGCATCAGGTACTTCTGCTTCTGCCGACCAGTCCAATTGGTCCAGATTTTTGTCGGGCGGGACGGCCAGTGTGCCCTTCTCGATGATACTCAAGCCCAAGTCCGCACTTTCACAAAACGCCTGGAGTTCTTTCTCATCAAGTACTTCGACCGATGCGCTTAAAAAATCTTGGGCTTCGAGCAGCAGAGCATAGCGCGTGGCGTCGTCCTCATCCTCAAAGGCCACCACCGTGTTCTGACCTTCTACGGCCAGCGTGTAGATGCCTTCGTTGTCAGAACCTGCGTTAAACAGTAAAACCGATAGCCGCATGGAGACCCCCCAGAGGACTATTTAGCTCATTATATAAATCCACAGCGCATCAAAACGCTGGGATGGATGGGTCAGGGGAGAATTTTGTACCAGATGCCGGTGGTCAGACTCGAACTGACACGGATTGCTCCATTCGATTTTGAGTCGAACGCGTCTACCATTTCACCACACCGGCAGGCTTTTTATTATACCAACGATCCGACTCGCTGTTCGACCCCAAACCCAATCAGCAAAGGCTCAGTGAGCGGTCCATGATCCGGTTTGCGGAAATTGATGATGCGCCGTAGCCGCAAGTCCGGGTTGAGGAAGGTGATCGAGTCCACTGAGACCACCCGCGTATAGGGCGTGGTCATCAGCATCTCAGCGCGCTCCGGGTCATAGCGAAACTGTGAAGCGATGGGCCGGTCCTCCTCATAAGCCCGGTCGCGCAGATAGAGCCCTTCGCGGTCTCCTCCCTGCGTCGGCAGAAACAAAATATTGAGCGTCATCGCCACTTTCTCGCCCGTCTCGGACGTGGTGTCAAAGGCCAAGTGAAAGCCCCCGCCTATGGCCTCTCCAGGGTCAGTCTGATGATTATCCGTGAGGACCTTGGCCCGCCCCTGCGGTAAAAGCGGCTGCACATAATAATTGGTGTGGGAGCGCTCCGTCCGCATCTCCGGCAAATAGTAATAGGTCCGCTCAATCGTCCACCGCCCGGTACACTGCTCAAAAAATCCTGTCAACGCCAGCATTGGCCTGCTCCGAATCCTACTGTTATCCTAAAGCGCCCGTGTCCTCTAGATACAGCCCTCCTCTTATTCCGATGGGTTAACAGTACAATGAGGGCATCTTGAGCATCGCCGCCATGGTAATCGCCCAGCGCTCCAGCTTTATCCCCGCTGCTACCGACCTGACCCAACTGGTTGGGAATACCCCCTTGGTCCGCCTCAATCGGGTGGTGGCAGGTTTAGCCTCCGGGGTCGAAATCTACGGTAAGGCTGAATATTTCAACCCCGGAGGCTCCGTCAAGGACCGCCCCGCCCTCCATATGATCCTGCAAGGGGAGCGCAGCGGCGAACTTACCCCTGAGAAGACCCTCCTTGATGCCACCTCAGGCAATACGGGCATCGCCTACGCCTGGATCGCAGCAGCGCGGGGCTATCAGGTAAAACTCGCCCTACCACTCAATGCCAGCGAAGAGCGCAAGCGTATCCTCAAAGCCTATGGCGTAGACTTGGTCCTGACCGACCCAGCGCAGGGATCGGACGGCGCAATCCTCAAAGCCCGCGAACTCTATGCCGCTGAGCCAGAGCGCTATTTTTACCCCGACCAGTACAGCAACCCCAACAACTGGCGGGCGCACTACCTGACCACCGGGATCGAGATCTATGAACAGACCCAGGGCCGGGTGACCCACTTCGTGACCGGCTTGGGCACTTCTGGCACCTGTATGGGCGTGGGCAGGCGACTGCACGAATATAACCCCGCTATCCAGGTCCTCTCGATGCAGCCGGACTCGCCTTTTCATGGCCTTGAGGGGCTCAAGCACATGGAGACTGCCATTGTCCCGCCCATCTACGATCCCAGCGTGGCTGACACCCAGGTCGAAGTCTCGACCGAGGCTGCGCAAAAAATGGTCAAACGTCTGGCCCGCGAGGAAGGACTCCTCGTCGGTATCTCCGCTGGAGCAAACGTCGTTGCCGCCCTGCGCGTGGCCCAAAACCTGACCGAGGGCGTAGTGGTGACGGTCCTGTGCGACAGCGCAGATAAATATCTTTCCGAACGTTTTTGGGACGAACCGTAGCGTGATCTCCCTCACCCCCGTGCTGTGAGGGCTCTAACACCCCCGCTTGTAAGTCCGTGGGTTAATGGGGGGTAACGCCTGGAGCCCCCACCATGTTCATCCTCACTCCCGACCAAGTCGCCCGTTGCCCCCTCTCGCTCGATGACCGGGGCACCGCCCTCTTCAGTGGCTTGGAATACCACGGACGGGTCTACACAGCCATCAAAGAATATCCCCTAAGCGAGTCTCACCGTGCCCTCGCCCACTGCCGCGAATTACTGGACCAGGACATCTGCTGCCTTTTCCTCCAGGAGGCGAATAAGTTGTCGCTCTGGATCGCCCAAGCCGGTCTACGCAAAGTTGGGGTGGAACGTCCGTCGGGAACAACGCTGCGTTATCGAGGCGCTGCCATTCCCATCCCGGAATCTTTCTCGTCGCCTGCTCTGCGTACCATCTAGGTCTAGGCAGCACCGGGCTAAAAGCGCAGTTAGCCCCCCGCATAGGTGCTTAAGGAACAGCAGAATCTTTGCGCTGACGCCACTTGCTTTGGAAAAAACTGATCATCACACCCAAAAAGAAAATACCCAGAGAAGGATTGATCACCAGCGTCCACGCCTGCCTAAAGAACCCCCAGCCCAGGTCTGCCCGAAAAAGATAGAGCGCTACAACCAAAACAGTGAACCACAAAAAACACAGCCCTAAAAAGAGCAGGTTTACCATCAAAAACTTGTCCCAGAGCACGCGCATGTACAACCTTTCTCGGTCTGTGAATTTTCTGCTTTATTGGAAAAACTGCACCCTATTTTTTTAGTGGAACGCCTAAAACTTAACTTTAATAAACGAAAAGCTTTTAGCGCAGCGGTCGATTCAGTTAAGTATGATTTCTGGTACAGTCATTTGGTGGAGCCAAGCGGGGTCGAACCGCTGACCTCTTGAATGCCATTCAAGCGCTCTACCAACTGAGCTATGGCCCCACATTGCTTGTTTATCCTGACATACTTAGGGATGCGTGTCAATGACCAGAGTTGAGGATAAAACCCGTGTGATAGTGCGGGTTCCGGCTACATCGGGGAATGTGGGGCCGGGGTTTGATTGCCTGGGGGTTGCGCTGGGGCTATACAACTCGTTTTGTTTTCAGTCAGCTCCAGAATTTAGGATCAGGGTGACCGGTGCAGAGGCAGTCGGTCTGGAATTGGGTCCAGATAATCTGGCCTACCGCAGTTTTTGCTATCTATTCACCCGACTTGGTCTGGAGATCCCTACTGTGGCCCTGGAAGCAGACCTCCAGGTGCCCCTTGCCCGAGGGCTGGGCAGTTCGGCCACGGCGATTGTCGGGGGCCTTGTAGCCGCCAATACTTGGGCTGGGGAGCCTGTCAGCCCGCAGACGCTTGTGGATTGGGCCACGCAACTGGAGGGCCACCCGGACAATGTCGCTCCAGCCCTCCTGGGTGGCTGTCAATTGAGCCTCGCCAAACAGGGCAGCGTCGTCTGTATGTCCTTACCCTGGCTAGAGCAGGTGGTTCCGGTGGCTGTAGTCCCAGCATTTGGTCTCTCGACCGCCAAGGCGCGGGCGGTCCTGCCTACCGTCGTACCGCGTGAGGATGCCCTCTTCAACAGTGCCCATCTGGGGCTGTTGGTAGCCGCACTAGAGCAGGGGCGCACTGACTGGCTCACCCTGGCCCTTGAGGACCGCCTCCACCAGCCCTACCGCGCCCCACTCGTCCCCGGCATGGACCAGATCATGGCTGTCGCCCGTGCCCAAGGAGCCTACGGCGTGGTCCTGAGCGGTGCTGGGCCGACGCTCCTTGCGCTCACCGCCCCGACCCGCCAAGAGCAGGTGGCCCAGGCGATGGTCGAAGCTTGGGCCAATCTTGGCATTCAAGCTAAAGCACACATCCTTCGGGTGGACACGCAAGGCACGCAGATAGAAAGATAGATGCACCTCAGAGTAGGGTATTTGTCTCCTGACTCAGAGCAAAGAGGACATCGGTATCTGCATACTGGTCATCGGCTTGGAGGCGGTGCAGGTGGGCGTAGATGCCGTTTTGCTGGAGGAGTTGGGCGTGGTTGCCCGTCTCGGCAATCCTGCCATCGTCGAAGACCACGATCTGGTCGGCATCCCGGACCGTACTCAGCCGGTGGGCGATGATGATTACCGTGCGCGTGCCGAGGATGTCCTGCATCGCCAGTTGGATCGCCCGCTCCGACTCATAGTCCAAACTGGAAGTCGCCTCATCAAAAATCAGGATATCCGGGTCACAGATGAGGGCACGGGCGATGCCCAGCCGTTGCTTTTGGCCCCCAGAGAGGCGGACGCCCCGTTCCCCGACCACCGTTTGATAACCTTCAGCGAAGAGGTTCAAAAATTCATCCACCCGCGCCATTCGACAAGCTCGTTCCACCTGTGCGAGCGTCACATGGGGATTTCCATAGGTGAGATTGGCGAGGAGCGTGTCATTAAAGATATCCACATCCTGATGGACAATAGCCAGACGCCTACGCAAGCCACGCACATCCAGCGTGCGGATGTCTTGACCATCCACGAGGACCTGACCGCCGGAGGGCTCAAAGTAGCGCAACAGCAGCTTGATCAACGTGGACTTCCCCGAGCCCGAACGCCCAACGAGCGCGACGGTCTGCTTGGGGGCGATGACTAAATGGAGGTCTTTGAGCACTAACCGCTCGGGACTATAGCCAAAGGAGAGACCGCGCACCTCCACTTGGCCCATAAATTGATACTGGGGGACAGGCTTGGACTGGAGTACTTGGGCGTCCGTGTGGGTCGGTTCTCCGAGAAAGTCGTGGAAGCGCAACATGGAGGCGAGTCGGCGGGCGAAGACCTCGGCGATGATCCCAATGGGGGTGACCTCGGCGTAGGCAATGCTCGTGATCGTAAGCAGCGTGATGAAGTGACCAATGGAAATCCGCTCGCCTACCACCTGCCAGAGGGTATAGCAGAGAATGCCGAAGACGCAGCACTGGACAAAGCTGCGGCGCACAGTAGTCAGGCGTACATAGCCTTGGTGGACTTTGTAGTCCAGGATCGTAAACTCCCGCTCGTGGCGCTGGCATTGGCGGGCCAACTCTTCTTCTTCGGTGACAAAAGCGCGGACTGTCTTGATGTTGGTGATGAGTTCGGAAGTGCGGCTCTCCGTATTCTCCGCATAGCGGTCAAGGCGCTCCTCAACAGCAATCAAGCCCTTTAGCTGAAAAACGTTATAAGTAGTGATAAGCAGAAAAGACAGCCCAAAGAAAAGCGCCACCCCTAAATCGATCCACAACATCAGCACGAAGACCCCAAGGATGCGAAAACCTTTGGGGAGCAAATTTTGAGCAATATCCGGGAACGTCCAGGTATGGTTGGCAATCCCCCGCGCAATCCGCCCCGCCAGACGGCCTGAGTTATTCTGATCGAAGTATTCCAGCGGCAGGGTCAAAATTTTACGGTGGGCTTTCTCGAAATGGTCCCGGCGGGCACGAAAAGCCGTATCCCAACTGAACCACTCCCCGACCCAAGGTTGGATGGGCGCAACCAGGACAGTCGTGCAGGCCACCACTCCCAAGAGCACCATCAACATCAGGTTCCGGCCCACGGGCTGACCGGTAAGAGCACTTACCCAGGTGGTTAGACCTCCCACGAAGGGGTCGGTGGAGCCCCCCGCCAGGACGTTGACGATTTGCCCTGTAGCGTAGGGAATGGTGAGTTCCAGGACCTCAAGGACGCTTACGATAGCGATACTCAGGACCGTGATGCGAAAGTACGGCCTAAAGTAATAGAGGATATCCTTCAGTGCAGACATAACGAAGACACCAGGGAATAAGTTTCATGGTACCGGACCTCCTGAGGATGCGTTGTCAGGTCTTGTGAGCCCGCAGAAGATCTTGTGTGGACACAGGGAAATTTAGCCTTGGGCCAAGAACCTGTAGGTTAAGGGCGGCTGTACCGCTAAAAAATCGGACCCGTGAGGCAGTGAGCTTTAGTCACAATAGCGACGACCATTCAGTACATTGATGGCTCCGCCAATA encodes:
- a CDS encoding lipopolysaccharide biosynthesis protein, which translates into the protein MSANRFRWSHYVGTSTRWLLGGKSGPAATAQTVLTKVLVLGLNVATGVITARELGPDGRGSQAAMLLWPQFLAFAMTLGLPSATLYNLRRHPEDRSSLFAALLILGMLLGCTATATGVLFIPLWLANYPPDIIHTAQWFMVAAPVSLLALTFTSALEALDAFHLSNLERFLQPLLTLCGLVGLLLTGTLTPFTSALAYLMPILPLFLWRLVYLWIRLRPRWVKLKTSFQRLVSYGVRSYGIDLAGTLAAQIDQVLVVGLLNPYHMGMYAVALSLSRVLNIFQAAIATVLFPRLAARPPAEVVAVTGQAVRVSTALSLLVAGSVVLVGPVVLHLLYGPEYAEAVAVFRILVVEVVLGGAVLVLAQTFMALGKPGAVTIWQTVGLGLSVPLLLLLIPAFGLVGAGLALLCSTGARLLLMLLSYPLVLKIPPPSLVLTRDDLRLLTRLLPHQP
- a CDS encoding glycosyltransferase family 4 protein, which translates into the protein MRILHILNDLRNLGNGIVNHVVDLSIEEQALGHQVTILSSGGEYEALLAQQGATLSPLVMNRSLWLNPGRVRRALQQVSRQIRDFDLVHCHMVSGLLLAYPACRWHGIPLIATVHNSWQTHARLMGLAHQIIAVSQAVAREVQTWGVASDRVAVVKNGTVGTLRYRSTPAAGTPARPPGVRRVLTIAGLFERKGIHILLEAVPRVIARIPQAQFCLAGDGPDRLRFEAMVRDLGIGRWVSFWGFQPRVDQLLLTVDLLVHPALQEPFGLVLTETMAAGVPIVATAVDGIPEVLAGGKAGLLVPPRDPKALAEGILTLLGNPALCTEFSQRGRAEALHYATGRMAAETLTVYERALARAKRPLKVAG
- a CDS encoding CARDB domain-containing protein, which gives rise to MAMGLLGLMNPMAQAAPERARSADSFVDSVGVAVHLRYTDTVYGNYYGLIKPKLQELGVRHIRDGGDDAQFFQKLNDLAGVGIRSLLVMDPRDGIDPARAVAIAKTVAPSIEAVEQPNEYDISGDSNWRTTLKNYDASLRAAFKSDPAVANLPMIGTAFVTFDATNTVGDLSPYVDFSNMHPLRYFPPDNDQNNAAPNNIAVETAFRAKPFGNKPMWASETGYDAGCPGVGTGITEAAQGKYVPRFYLQWFNTGLVRTYIYEFIDEKPDNCTEPEYHYGILHNDGSPKPAFTAVKNLLALLKEPGAKFTPGSLDYTLSGNTTNLRHTLLQKSDGSFYLILWQAAKSSYWPGEARSGQDIYVAPTQVTLNLATRITQATTYLPNTSTNSTGQFTNPTQINLNVPDYPLVVKLSPSSAPPPPASGGQPDLLISSTGYQAASLTPGSPVTFTAVVKNQGATATPAGTIIGVAFRDRSTANGALLTYSDTNTASLAPGASVTLTANFPWSATLGTHNVEAWVDDVNRIPESNETNNTLNQTLTVSNTPPPSGKPDLVVTSTGYQAASLTPGSPVTFTAVVKNQGTIATPAGTIIGVAFRDRSTANGALLTYSDTNTASLAPGASVTLTANFPWSAVAGTHNIEAWVDDVNRIPESNETNNTLNQTLTSKP
- a CDS encoding IS701 family transposase, whose protein sequence is MYQPILDANVVNEYCSIYQDIFSDIRNYEHFKYLHLGLISGIPKKSLPAIAETVGLGNGQSLHHFLVNTPLNLKDLRHQRLVLTRQILDQKPFFLCIDETGDKKKGDTTDYVALQHVPNLNRNERSLVSLNSYALWDQLAFPLLFNVFKPRSRLKAADIYKTKPGLAIEMIEELQEQDFPFKLVLINSLYSETSTLIQAFNELNLDFIIAARLDYEVWLRPGPRVTFRRWQNLDITQENTGEIYSIREMLFRRRSDIRYYQIAPRTRDPEEQSSWHIITNLQGNFLRTAGNTFAIKELIEFAFKRKRDDLGWSDHRLTDYHSIERWWEIVYSAYLMVNQQTLTLPPTS